TGGTGGACACGGACCTGGGCCGCTTCGCGCTGGCGGCCCTGGACCGCGGCGACGGCCGCCGCCAGCTGGTCCTGAGCCCCTTCAGCCGCGGCATGCTCCGCGACTGGTGCCGGAAGATGATCGACCTGGGACAGGAGGAGGTGCCCTGAGAAGAGCAGACCGGCGGCGAGGCGAGTAGCTCGGCGAGCGCCGCGGCGGCGTGGGCCGAACGGCGCCAGGCGCGGCTGGTGGCGCCGGTGGGTGGCCGGCTGGCGCCAGGTGGGCCTGTGGCTGCGACGGCTGTCGCCCGCCGCCGCGCAGCCCGGCGGTTCTGGGTTGGTGTCGGGCGGGGCTGCTGGCTCCGGCGGCTGTCGCTGGCCGCCGCGCAGCCCGGTGGTTCTCGGTCGGCGGGGGGCGGGGCTGCTGGCTCCGGCGGCTGGTGCCCGGTGCCGGCGGCCGTGGCACTGGCGGCTGTCGGTGGTGCCGGGAGGGTCGGTGGCTCAGGCGGCTATCGGCCGATGCCAGGCAGCGCGGTCGCGCTGGCGGGTTGTCGGTTGGTGCGCGCTGGGTGGCCGGCGGCATCGGCGGGTTGCTTGTCGGCGTCTGGTGGCTCCGGCGCCTGGTGCCCGCCGCTGGGCAGTCCGGCGGCGCGGTCCTGCAGCCGACGAGCCCTCACCCAAGCCCAACCGCGGTCGTCGCGCTGACTGCGGTCAGTCACCTCGGTCCCGCCGCCGGTGCTCCAACCGGCCCCAACTCGACCGCCGACCGGCGCAGCCCGCCGCCCCGGCGACTCCGGGCGAACCTGTGCCCGACCCGACCGCAAACCGGCGAACTGGTCACCACCGGCCCGCCCCTGGCCAGCGCCCGCCCGGCGCCCCTGTGAGCGGAGTCACTACAATCCGTCACCGTTGGCGGTCGACCGGGCCACCGGCGGACTGGACACTGCAGGGGGTTCGGGCGCGGGCTTGCGCTGCGTGACCGACCCTCCATTACAGACAGAGCCATTGGGCGGATGCGTTATCCGCCATCGTCGCTACCCTGGAAAGGCGAGGACATTTAGTAGTGAGGTGGTCACCATGAGCGCGAACGGTGAGGCTCCCTTCTTCAATGCCCCCGAGCTCACTCAGCGCGACGGCACTTTGTCCGAAGCCCCTGGCGAAATGTTCGCCGACCCCGTCTCAGGACTGGTCACGGCGGCTCCCGAGCCACGTCCCGCGGTCGCCAATGGCCACGAGCCCGCTGCCTTCGAAGTGGCCGGGCCGGTGCCGCACGACGAGGAAGCCGTGCGGCGGATGGTCGAGGAGACCCTCCGTGAGGAGGAGGCCAGGACCCCGAGGGCGATCCCGCCCGCGGGCACCATGAGCAACGTCGGCGAAGACGTGGCGCCGCCTGCCGGGGTGCTTCCGCGGCAGCGGAACCGGCGGCGCACCTGGCCGAACCGGCCGCCGCTGCAACGGCCTGTGCGGCAGAAGGCGCCCGCCGAGGACGACTTCGACGAAGACCTCGAGGTGGTGCCCGTCAAGCGGCGGAGGCTGCCGGCGGTGTCGATGCCGGCGTTCAACCGGCCGTCGTCGAGTGCGGCGGGGGTCATGCTCGCCGTGGCGCTGCTGATCGTGTTCGGTTTCGTCGCCATCGAGCTGGTGTCCAGCCTGGTCAGCAGCGTGACCGGGCTGTTCGACTAGCGTTCGCTCGCTGTTCCGCGCCCCACCGTGACCTCGGGGTCGTCCGCGAGGCAAGGGCCGATCGGGCTACCCTGACTTCACAGTCGGGCGACCTCACGAGGGCGTCTGGCACCGCGGTGACTAGTGGGGTGGGGCGTATCAGCGAGGGCGTGCGATCAGTACCCGGGGCCGGCCCGGGTAACTCGTCGGGCGCCGAGGCGTCCACGATCAACCGGGTCCGGCGGGTACTGGCGATCAAACCGTTCCGGCGCCTGTGGGGCGTCACGTACCTGTGCAGCGTGGCCGACTGGCTGAACATCCTCGCCCTCACCGGCCTGGCCACGAAGCTGACGAACAACTACTTCGCCCAGAACTTCGCGTTCGTCGGCGTCGTGCTGACCGGCCTGGCACCGGGGCTGCTGTTCGCCCCGGTCGGTGGGCTGCTCGCCGACCGGTTCGACCGCCGCAAGGTGATGGTCGTCGCCGACCTGCTGCGGTGCGGCTTCCTGCTTTCCATCGCCCTCATCAGCGCGCCTTGGTGGTTGCTGGTCGGCAACTTCCTGGTCGGTAGCGCGGCGAGCATGTGGATCCCCTCGAAAGAGGCGGCGGTCCCGAACCTGCTCCGCCGCCCCGACCAGGTCGAGACGGCCAACCAGCTCGGCATGGTGATGACCTACGGCCTCGCCGTCATCACCGCGGCCGGCGCGAACGCCATCATCACCGGCGTCAACACGACCTTCCACCTCTTCCCCGGGGAGAGCGCGAGCCTCAGCATCGCGAAGCTGGTTGTCATCATCACCGGCCTGCTCTACCTGGCCAGCGCGATCCTCATCGCCACCCGCATTCCCGAGCTGTCGCTGCGCAACGTCCACGCGCTGCCGGAGCAGAAGGTCAAGCCGGCCGACGAGGAGAAGCTCGGCGTCGGCCGGATGATCGCCGACGGCTTCCGCTTCATCCGCAGCACGCCGCTCGTGCGCGGGCTGCTGATCGGCGCGTTCGGTGCCTTCGCGGCGGGCGGTGCCGTGATCGGCTCGGCCAAGCCGTACTCCTCGAGCCTGCTGGCCGGTGACTCGGCGTTCAGCCTCCTGGTGCTGGCCGTCTTCCTCGGCCTCGCCTCCGGCATGGTCTTCGCGCCCAAGCTTTCCCGGCGGCTCCCGCACGACCGGCTGTTCGGCGTCTCCATCATCGCGGCCGGGCTCTCGCTCGCGCTGGTCGCGTTGTCACCGCACCTGTCGGTCTCGCTGATCACCGTTGTCCTGGTGGGGTTCTGGGCCGGGACGGCGTTCCTCACCGGCGTCACGATCATCGGCTCCCGCGTCGAAGACGCCATCCGGGGCCGGATCAACGCGATCTACCAGCTGATGATGAAGCTGGT
This genomic window from Amycolatopsis mongoliensis contains:
- a CDS encoding bifunctional MFS transporter/dTMP kinase; the encoded protein is MRSVPGAGPGNSSGAEASTINRVRRVLAIKPFRRLWGVTYLCSVADWLNILALTGLATKLTNNYFAQNFAFVGVVLTGLAPGLLFAPVGGLLADRFDRRKVMVVADLLRCGFLLSIALISAPWWLLVGNFLVGSAASMWIPSKEAAVPNLLRRPDQVETANQLGMVMTYGLAVITAAGANAIITGVNTTFHLFPGESASLSIAKLVVIITGLLYLASAILIATRIPELSLRNVHALPEQKVKPADEEKLGVGRMIADGFRFIRSTPLVRGLLIGAFGAFAAGGAVIGSAKPYSSSLLAGDSAFSLLVLAVFLGLASGMVFAPKLSRRLPHDRLFGVSIIAAGLSLALVALSPHLSVSLITVVLVGFWAGTAFLTGVTIIGSRVEDAIRGRINAIYQLMMKLVLFGTTVTVPVLVGVVAPHTVNVWGSPVTIDGTRPIMLVGAALALVAGLFAYRQMDDKRTEPILSDLRNALRRTPRRVNGFLIAVEGTTAINTAIQAVNLADWMRGGTRPVVVAADPALDDKRLTALVSGASLTGARAQALAAAAVRADIVERHVQPALDAGSVVVMERFVDSPLAHLSAVAGLDSDELEGLADWATGRLRPDLTVLLDSAPHGAPVDRSTAMNDQWRVQHLLTEMAAADPERYVVVDADGTDAEVAERIRTALRAVFVGRLSALAPAADAPTTGNPATTDGPATDRPSILPLDIDDPQPVETPGEPRVEAK